The stretch of DNA CCTCACTCAGCTAGAGTTAGCCGCTCTCCTCCGTTCACTAGGCCTCAAACCCACAGGAGATCAAATCCACATATTGTTAGCCAACATGGACAACAATGGCAACGGATTCATTGAATTCGACGAACTCGTAAATGCCATATTACCCGACATGAATGCAGAAATCTTGATAAATCAAGAACAACTCATGGAGGTTTTCCGATCGTTTGATCGCGACGGCAACGGCTACATCACGGCGGCTGAGCTGGCTGGATCAATGGCTAAAATGGGACGTCCGTTAACGTATAAAGAGTTGTCTGATATGATGCAAGAAGCTGACACGAATGGTGATGGTGTTATTAGTTTTAATGAGTTTGCTAATATTATGGGAAGATCTGCAGCTGATGTTCTTGGTTTAACTGTCTCCTAATTAAATGGTCGTTTATTTAATCACCGGTATATTAGAGCGGTTTTCCGGTATGTTAATTATAAGGTGGTTTTTTTGGTCATTTTCATCTGACGTGGTATCATTAATTAACGTTAACAGTTGTCGTTGGTTGATCGACCGTTTGTAGAAGATGATTTTGATGGTTTTAGATTCGGTCCAATTGTTGACCTTTGTGGTGGTGTTATTGTATTTTGTGCATTGATTTTTTCTTTGCGCCTTCTTCTTTGTTTCTTTTAGCTTTTGTGTATTTTTGAGGTTAGATTATTGGACCCTTTAATTATGTGTAATGACCAAATATTGTAGACAAGAATTTGACAATGTCAAAGTATTTTGAGGTTATGGGAGCCTCAATTAATGTATATGATTCAAGAAGATTCCCCCAAATTTATCTTTTTAACttttatcattatttttatcTACATGGATTTGTTTATATGGGTGAAACGGTCTTCTTATTAATTTGGCGTTGAGTACTATGCATGAAAAGTCAAGAGGGGCTTCATTGGACCACTTGTATGACATAAGACAAACATACATTCATCTCCTCAACATCTTAACAGGTAGTGGTTGAATTTTGTGCATTAATATTTTCCTCGCATCTTCctctttgtttttatttttcttgtttcttttagCTTTTGTATATTAGAGAAGGATAATAACACTTATTTTGTCATTGTTTTTTATGGGCATATGCATGAAAAGTAAAAGAGTGTTTTCTTTTGGACCTACTTGTACATCATGAAACTAACATTCCTCCCCCCTAGATCTCAGTAAGTGACTCGATATTTTGGATGTTAAATGATACTCCCTCCGGTCCCCGTAGTGATTTTTTAGCAATTTATTATATTCTTAAAgagaaaattaaaattaatatgattaattttattgttaattaatattaaaaggtgAATTTCTTAATATGCTCGAAAACGAATAAAAACAATTGAAATGAGTGAGTAATATAACTAGATTTTAGATGTTAATGACATGGTCTTGAAGATTCCTTTTGTCGTTGATCGAGataaacaaattaaagttcaaactGCAACCTATTCTTATTTGACCCGCCGCAGCAATCATCTTTCTAATTTCCCTATATCTGGATTTATTGTTGAAACCTGCAATAATTTAAAAAGAATGCACATGGTGTAGCTGGAAAACGAAGAAACAGGAATTTCATTTAATATCTTAATCTGTCACTTAATAATTTTTGTCCTCCTGACCCACGGTGGCGGAGCTATAGCGAAGAGAGTTTAATTGAATCCTTATACAGCATATACAGGTAAAAGAAACTTTTGATGTATATATGAAACTTGTTGAATCCCCTTTACATAATAAAAACTTTTAATATTGCCCTTTTTTTTTACCCTAAAAGAAaaggaataaaaaaaaaattctcctATGTTGGCAAAAGGCTAGCTAGGAAAGGTGGAACCTTCGTAGAATTGATGCCACCGGCAAGAGAAGATAATTGAAACAAAAAAGGTAGAATAACGCCACTCTGCAAAACAAAGTCTATAACTGTTCGGAGCATGGTGAAGATTTACCCAACAAAACTCAACTGCATGCCATCTGCTATTTGCTGTCGTCAGTTACTTTAACTTTTTTATTTCTATATATAGAAAGGCCGACTGATCAGCTTAACAGTTGTGATTTCCAAGATAGTTCAACAAAAAGGTTATgtaaataaaatactaataatAAAATTTACGTAGTTAGTAAAAAggaaacaaacaaggaaaaaggAAAATAGCAAGCCCTAGTAATTGCTAATGCAATAGCGATAAGAGAGACATCTCTTTAGCTAGAAAGAGTTCATTTCAAAAGTAAGACACATATTTAGAGGTTGTACTGTCACGATCCGGAATTTCCACCCTCGGGATCGTGATAACGcccaacatttcacttgctaggcaagccaacgttagatgtagttattaaccatttttaacatatcAATTTAAATGAAAACCAATAAgctgaataaaactaaaataatggTGATATCCAGATACATTCCCAgaactggtatcacaagtgcacgagcgactAGAGTAATACAAATAATAGTTTGAATGAAAGCATAATtgtttgaaatgaaataaacagctagagtaatgtagaaggggacttcacgGCTGCAAACGACGTACATatgtacctcaagtctctgtcaagcaatcaatccgagcaatctactgaccgccgctaggaccgactccaaaatctgcacaagaaatgcagagtgtagtatgagtacaacggaCCCCAGGTActttgtaagtgccgagcctaacctcagcgaagtagtgacgaggctaaggcgagtaacttacaataacttgtacgTTGTATAAATATAATAATATGAAAGGAAAACAGGAAATGACGGCAAAGCAGTAAACTAATGAAAACAAACTCAACCCTCGAAACCAGTGAATCCAGAAATATCATCCCTCAGAATATCATATGAAAATATGGaagctaacacaatacaacaatgagtacaacacacacaatctgttgcggcgcgcaacccgatcccaccgtacaaacacaagcctcccttatttcaccgtatcaatatcaagaataacatataaAATCCATTGAGACGCGCAATCCAATCCCACCGTATCAATctcaaaatcctcccttattttaccatatcataaccgttgcagtgtgcaacccgatccacaaataaattcaataaatgtaatcaatccaacaactcaattcacaagaatctctacgattaaagaaTATGAGAGCAAAGCAATAAAGGAACCCCGTATCAAATCAAGGAATGATACAATTAATACAAAGAAATATGAATAACGCCAAATATATGACAGTTAAAGTGTACAAATAAGAAAGTTAaagcaagtagcaattaatcgtGGAATCATGAAAGAAACAAATATTTCAATACAAGAGTAAATAAATGTCAAGTAATAAGTTACAACATAGCAAGCAATTAAGGtatgtaacagttaagacatggaataagaTAGTTAATGAAATACAAGAAAGCATGGAAACAattattttgacggcgtatatacactcgtcagcTCGTATATATGCCGTTatacacataattcacataacatatagttcaagggttcctaattccccaaatcaaggttagacccaatatttacctcgctccgcaagcaaatcaaagctcaaccggggaCTTTCCTCTAAATTTGCCTCCAAActaatcaaatctaaccaaaatcgacttaatatcaacaaacaatgctagggaaatcaattacaatacataaagttaagatctttacactttttccaaaaagtcaaccccaggatCGCTTGGTCAAAaatcgagattcggaccaaaacccaactacccattcaccccgagcccgattatgtgattagtttcgaaatacgacctcaatttgaggtataaatctcaattttacaaaattccccAATTCtatccaaatccctaattttctaccatgaaagagcatagattaaggttagaaatcaatgggtgttgatggaaatggaagaaaatgagttaaagtatacttctcttcaaaatcgcctctaggccgagctctaatgtgaagatggtgaaaaatgaagaaaatcccgTCTTTGGAACATTTAAGTGACTAGGCGTTAGGCattcttcatgttcgcgaagggcctgacgCGATCGCGATGGTCTGTCTCCCCTGGTCATCGCGTTCTCGAGCGTgggctcgcgttcacgtagaacaACCCCTGCTCCCCTCCCAGACCCCTTaactcatcgcgttcgcgtagtgctattcgcgttcgcaaagggtgaTCCCACCATTGCTTCGCGCTCGCGTCCTTAGCCTCGCATTTGCATAGAGGAAACGCCACCCCAACCCAGGTTACTCTACGCGATCATGAGCGTAGCTTCGCAATCGCAAAGAAGGATGCACCAAACATCAGAAAACTCAGAACAAGCCatagcctaagtccaaaaatcactttgtagcctatctgaaactcacccgagcctttcGAGCTcctaaccaaacatgcacacaagtgtagtAAAATCATTCAAACTTGATCATGCGATCAAAATACtacaataacacctagaactacgaatcagacatcaaaatgaatgatattttcaaagaaactcaagaacatgcaaatttacaaccaaacgtccgaatcacgtcaaataaactccgttttgcaccaaattttgtagacaagtcataaatagtgaaatgaacctataccaagttccgaaaccaaaatttgaacccggtagcaacaaagtcaacctaaggtcaaacttaggaattcttttaGCCTCCAAATTacaagttttcaacaaatcacgttaaattaagttagggacttccaaattcgattctgggcatacgcctaagtcccaaatcacgatacgaacccacTGGGACTTTCAAAATACTGATTCTGGTCCGTTTATACAAAACATTGACCGTAGTAAACTTAAATGGGTTTTAAGGCTAAATTTCACTTTTTCATAGActtttcacataaaacttttcTGAAAAAAAAGACATTGACtacacacgcaaatcgaggaagaaTAAACAGATctattcgaggtctcggaacatagaaatgaaggctaaaactgaaaatgacctatcgggtcatcacattgttcagctctaaaacaaacgttcgtcctcgaacggacatagaaagatacctggactggtgaaaaggtgtggatatctactctgcatgtccgactcggactcccacgtggATGCCTCAATCAGCTGACCTCTCAACTACactcgaactaaaggataactcttagaccttaacttccggacctgccgggctaggatggccaccgactcctcatcataagtcaaatccttgtccaattggactgagctgaaatctaacacataggacatatcaccatgatacttccggagcatggacatatggaatatcgtatggactgctgataaactaggtggaaatgccagtctataggccacctcacctactctctcaagaatctcaaagggtctgatatacctagggctcaacttgcccttttttccgaacctcatcacacccttcatgggtgaaacccggagcaataccctctctccaaccatgaatacaacatcgtgaactctacgatcggcataactcttatgtctagactgagctgtgcgaaattGAACCGCGCTcaaatgcacacctcaaaactaggtatgaaatggtcgattgcaattatagtaacccaataaagagtcgggatcgaatccacagggatctagatgggagttaggagtttatattctaatgcgtgaaattgaattatcttaatttgcacttaCACAAGAAAAGGGTTTTGTtgttatttctattttaaaactaAAGATTGCAAAATAGAGAAAGAAGACTAAGAtacttgtttttgatgttttttaaATAGGTAAAAGCCTAGGGATATGACCATTAGAT from Nicotiana tomentosiformis chromosome 11, ASM39032v3, whole genome shotgun sequence encodes:
- the LOC104095246 gene encoding probable calcium-binding protein CML15, with protein sequence MATLQSDQHKQLKEIFTRFDLDRDGSLTQLELAALLRSLGLKPTGDQIHILLANMDNNGNGFIEFDELVNAILPDMNAEILINQEQLMEVFRSFDRDGNGYITAAELAGSMAKMGRPLTYKELSDMMQEADTNGDGVISFNEFANIMGRSAADVLGLTVS